One window of the Saccopteryx leptura isolate mSacLep1 chromosome 9, mSacLep1_pri_phased_curated, whole genome shotgun sequence genome contains the following:
- the EGLN2 gene encoding prolyl hydroxylase EGLN2, producing the protein MDSPCQPQPLSQALPQLLGSVSEPLEPGRSRMGVERYLPCPLLPSYHRPGVPAEASAGSGIPRATATSTTVSPLPEGFGGQDGGELRPLQSEGAAALVSKGCQRLAAQGAQPEAPKRKWAEDGGDAPAPSKRPWARQENQEEEGEGGMGCSSGRGEARGGLREEELPTATERLALDYIVPCMRYYGICVKDSFLGAALGGRVLAEVEALKRGGRLRDGQLVSQRAIPPRSIRGDQIAWVEGHEPGCRSIGALMAHVDTVIRHCAGRLGGYVINGRTKAMVACYPGNGLGYVRHVDNPHGDGRCITCIYYLNQNWDIKVHGGLLQIFPEGRPVVANIEPLFDRLLIFWSDRRNPHEVKPAYATRYAITVWYFDAKERAAAKNKYQLASGQKSVQVPVSQPTTPT; encoded by the exons ATGGACAGCCCATGCCAGCCGCAGCCCCTGAGTCAGGCTCTCCCTCAGTTGCTGGGTTCTGTGTCAGAGCCCTTAGAGCCTGGCCGGTCCaggatgggggtggagaggtACCTGCCATGTCCCCTGCTACCCTCCTACCACCGTCCAGGAGTACCTGCTGAAGCCTCGGCAGGGAGTGGGATTCCCAGAGCCACAGCCACTTCCACCACAGTCAGCCCCCTGCCAGAGGGCTTTGGTGGGCAGGATGGTGGTGAGCTGCGACCACTGCAGAGTGAGGGTGCTGCAGCACTAGTCTCCAAGGGGTGTCAGCGACTGGCAGCTCAGGGTGCTCAGCCTGAGGCCCCTAAGCGGAAATGGGCAGAGGATGGTGGGGATGCCCCAGCACCCAGCAAGCGGCCCTGGGCGAGGCAGGAAAACCAGGAGGAGGAAGGCGAGGGTGGTATGGGCTGCAGTAGTGGCCGTGGTGAGGCCCGTGGTggcctgagggaggaggagctgcCCACTGCAACTGAGCGCCTGGCCCTGGACTATATTGTGCCCTGCATGCGGTACTATGGCATCTGTGTCAAGGACAGCTTCCTGGGGGCAGCACTGGGTGGCCGTGTGTTGGCTGAGGTAGAAGCCCTAAAGCGGGGTGGGCGCCTGCGTGATGGGCAGCTAGTGAGCCAGCGGGCTATCCCGCCACGCAGCATTCGTGGGGACCAGATCGCCTGGGTAGAAGGCCACGAGCCAGGCTGTCGAAGCATCGGGGCTCTCATGGCCCACGTGGACACTGTGATTCGGCACTGTGCTGGGCGGCTGGGCGGCTACGTCATCAATGGGCGCACCAAG GCCATGGTGGCGTGTTACCCAGGCAACGGGCTGGGGTATGTGAGGCATGTTGACAATCCCCACGGAGATGGGCGCTGCATCACATGTATCTATTACCTGAATCAGAACTGGGACATCAAG GTGCATGGCGGCCTGCTGCAGATCTTCCCTGAGGGCCGGCCTGTGGTTGCCAACATCGAGCCACTTTTTGATCGGCTGCTCATTTTCTGGTCTGACCGGCGGAACCCCCATGAGGTGAAACCAGCCTATGCCACCAG GTACGCCATCACTGTCTGGTATTTTGATGCCAAGGAGCGAGCAGCAGCCAAAAACAAGTATCAGCTAG CATCAGGACAGAAAAGTGTCCAAGTACCTGTATCTCAGCCGACTACGCCCACCTAG